A genomic window from Fibrobacterota bacterium includes:
- the tsaA gene encoding tRNA (N6-threonylcarbamoyladenosine(37)-N6)-methyltransferase TrmO, with amino-acid sequence MNVSLEPIGILRTCFPEKLGIPRQPGLAPLARGVLEFSSSQPPEVWRHALDGLSGFSHVWLTFSFHKAAEQGWKPRIRPPRLDGREKIGVFATRSPHRPNFLGLSLCRLEHVDLQTPSVRVSGVDILDGTPILDLRPFHPENDVPTGTVQDGWLERAHTKRLQVGWQDPAKDALAKLLPKAVSRGFPAYELEEAIGLVEQLVSLDPRPAHLRGADGSWYMRILSFDVVATVQDGAAKVTEIRP; translated from the coding sequence GTGAACGTGAGTCTCGAGCCCATCGGCATCCTGCGAACCTGTTTTCCCGAGAAACTCGGGATCCCGCGGCAACCCGGGCTTGCTCCCTTGGCGCGAGGCGTCCTCGAGTTTTCCTCTTCCCAGCCTCCGGAAGTCTGGCGACACGCTTTGGATGGGCTCAGCGGGTTCTCCCATGTGTGGCTGACCTTCTCCTTCCACAAGGCCGCCGAACAGGGCTGGAAGCCGCGCATCCGCCCCCCTCGCTTGGATGGTCGCGAAAAGATCGGGGTGTTCGCGACCCGCTCTCCGCACCGCCCGAATTTCCTGGGCCTGAGCCTGTGCCGCTTGGAACACGTGGATCTCCAAACCCCTTCGGTGAGGGTTTCCGGGGTGGATATCCTGGATGGAACTCCCATCCTGGACCTCAGGCCCTTTCATCCGGAAAATGACGTCCCTACAGGAACGGTCCAAGATGGTTGGCTGGAGCGGGCCCACACCAAGCGTTTGCAGGTCGGTTGGCAGGATCCGGCCAAGGACGCGCTGGCCAAGCTCTTGCCAAAAGCCGTTTCGCGGGGCTTCCCGGCCTACGAGCTGGAGGAGGCGATCGGACTGGTGGAACAATTGGTTTCGCTGGATCCGCGTCCCGCCCACCTGCGCGGTGCCGACGGAAGCTGGTACATGCGAATCTTGTCGTTCGATGTCGTGGCCACGGTGCAGGATGGCGCCGCGAAAGTGACCGAAATTCGTCCGTGA
- a CDS encoding ATP-binding cassette domain-containing protein — protein MRDPDQTPIEVRGLVAGYAQAPVLDGVDFVLERGRKILLLGPNGAGKTTLLRCILGLLPARSGSVRLWGGDPSDSHARTALIARCGVSLEAPRSTMKVSALEWTCYHAALSGAIDPSRTAHQALELWSVPPARLVEELSMGERQRLETSRSLLHEPDLLLLDEPTAHLDPGARDKFWVSLDQWCERRAASVLVSTHQLEEAADRGDEWVVLGAGKILHRGASDAFLEAFPCSRKLILREPLPLARLAEKISQAVPGATVSAQGQTENVYRISTPRGRQDLSMIVSRLVSDGVGILGLGEDSTSFRESYARCLGTPPVPPPSDPTPSSRRLPSNRNTVTASALFHLRGLSREKRLLLPFGIMLGVLALASAWMPENSFSVPLLALGAVLPGGLAAGLAADLVAGERDRRYLDTSLSLPVPFSAMLVGRAVAILVAAIVLSWISLVALVVATQAPHLDALMIAILLSPSSMSFCVALGAWVSARSRNVRTAAQLSTLATLPLIALAQALPLLVTGRLFPWILGATGLWGAAAAIATILHRQLQPKRLSA, from the coding sequence CAAGATCCTGCTGCTGGGACCCAACGGCGCCGGGAAAACCACCTTGCTGCGGTGCATCCTGGGCTTGTTGCCGGCCCGATCCGGTTCGGTGCGTCTGTGGGGAGGCGATCCATCGGATTCGCACGCACGCACGGCTCTGATCGCCCGCTGCGGGGTCAGTTTGGAGGCGCCCCGGTCCACGATGAAAGTCTCCGCATTGGAATGGACTTGCTACCATGCGGCTCTTTCCGGGGCCATCGATCCTTCCCGCACCGCCCACCAGGCGCTGGAGCTTTGGTCCGTCCCGCCCGCCCGGTTGGTGGAGGAACTGAGCATGGGCGAACGGCAGCGCCTGGAAACCTCGCGTTCGCTGCTGCACGAGCCGGATCTGCTGCTGCTGGACGAGCCCACCGCGCACCTGGATCCCGGTGCTCGCGACAAATTCTGGGTCAGCCTGGACCAGTGGTGCGAACGTCGCGCGGCGAGCGTCCTGGTTTCCACCCACCAGCTGGAGGAAGCCGCCGACCGGGGCGACGAATGGGTGGTGCTGGGAGCGGGAAAAATCCTGCATCGGGGGGCATCGGACGCCTTCCTGGAAGCGTTTCCCTGCTCCCGGAAACTGATCCTGCGCGAACCCCTGCCGCTGGCGCGACTGGCGGAGAAGATCTCCCAGGCGGTGCCCGGCGCGACGGTGTCCGCCCAAGGTCAGACGGAAAACGTCTACCGGATTTCGACCCCCCGAGGCAGGCAGGATCTGTCCATGATCGTTTCCCGGCTGGTTTCCGACGGGGTCGGGATCCTGGGATTGGGAGAGGACTCCACGTCCTTTCGCGAATCCTACGCACGCTGCCTGGGCACGCCCCCCGTGCCACCGCCATCCGATCCGACTCCCTCGTCGCGCAGACTGCCCTCCAACCGAAACACGGTCACGGCTTCGGCCCTGTTCCACTTGCGGGGACTGTCGCGGGAAAAGCGCCTGCTGCTCCCTTTCGGGATCATGTTGGGAGTCCTGGCCCTCGCCTCCGCGTGGATGCCGGAAAACTCCTTTTCCGTGCCGCTTCTGGCCTTGGGCGCCGTGCTGCCGGGAGGCCTCGCTGCCGGCCTGGCGGCGGACCTGGTGGCCGGTGAGCGCGATCGCCGCTATCTGGACACATCCCTTTCGCTTCCCGTGCCGTTTTCGGCGATGCTGGTGGGACGGGCCGTCGCGATCTTGGTCGCCGCGATCGTTCTCTCGTGGATCTCGCTGGTCGCGCTGGTGGTCGCCACCCAGGCTCCGCACCTGGATGCCCTGATGATCGCGATCCTCCTCTCGCCCAGCTCCATGTCGTTTTGTGTCGCGTTGGGCGCCTGGGTATCGGCGCGCAGCCGCAACGTGCGCACCGCCGCCCAGCTTTCCACGTTGGCCACGCTTCCCTTGATCGCTCTGGCCCAGGCGCTCCCCTTGCTTGTCACGGGCAGGCTGTTTCCCTGGATCCTCGGCGCGACGGGGCTCTGGGGAGCCGCAGCCGCCATCGCGACCATCCTCCACAGACAACTCCAACCGAAACGATTGTCCGCATGA
- the prfB gene encoding peptide chain release factor 2, translated as MDLLDVRTRLDALYGYLDLDAKAREREELEFVSSQPGFWDKAEAAQASLKKMNLLKSWIDAWESLSTRQKDLVELLELAALENDESLVASLTADGDALETDLRKFELKKMLDGEDDGRDAILSITPGAGGTEAQDWAEMLMRQYSRWIERRGFQRAIMDLQDGDEAGIKGVTFEVKGEYAYGFLRPEIGVHRLVRISPYDSNARRHTSFASVYAYPLVEDVEIPGLKMEDVRVDTYRAQGAGGQHVNKTESAVRMTHNPTGIVVSCQTERSQVQNRENCLKMLRSKLYQHYREEEAKKREDKKAKKLKIEWGSQIRSYVLDDRRVKDLRTNVETSDTEGVLDGDIDQFINAYLLMEAEKAREG; from the coding sequence ATGGATCTTCTAGACGTTCGCACCAGACTTGACGCCCTCTACGGTTACCTCGATCTCGACGCCAAGGCGCGTGAGCGCGAGGAGCTGGAATTCGTTTCCTCACAGCCAGGCTTCTGGGACAAGGCGGAAGCCGCCCAGGCCTCGCTCAAAAAAATGAACCTGCTCAAGAGCTGGATCGATGCCTGGGAATCGCTCTCCACCCGGCAGAAGGATCTGGTGGAGCTCCTCGAGCTTGCCGCTTTGGAAAACGACGAGTCCTTGGTGGCCTCGCTGACGGCCGATGGCGACGCCTTGGAGACGGACCTTCGCAAATTCGAGCTCAAGAAGATGCTCGATGGCGAAGACGACGGTCGCGACGCCATCTTGTCCATCACACCGGGTGCAGGAGGGACCGAAGCGCAGGACTGGGCGGAAATGCTCATGCGCCAATACAGCCGCTGGATCGAACGACGCGGTTTCCAGCGCGCCATCATGGATCTCCAAGATGGCGACGAGGCCGGCATCAAGGGCGTGACGTTCGAAGTCAAGGGCGAATACGCCTACGGATTCCTGCGGCCGGAAATCGGCGTCCATCGCCTGGTGCGCATCAGCCCGTACGACTCCAACGCCCGCCGACACACGAGTTTCGCCTCGGTCTACGCCTATCCGCTGGTGGAAGATGTGGAAATCCCGGGCCTCAAGATGGAAGATGTCCGCGTGGACACCTACCGCGCCCAAGGCGCCGGCGGCCAGCACGTCAACAAAACGGAATCTGCCGTACGCATGACCCACAATCCCACCGGGATCGTGGTCAGTTGCCAAACCGAACGTTCGCAGGTCCAAAACCGCGAGAACTGTCTCAAGATGCTTCGCTCCAAGCTCTACCAGCACTATCGCGAGGAAGAAGCCAAAAAGCGCGAAGACAAGAAAGCCAAGAAACTCAAGATCGAGTGGGGCAGCCAGATCCGTTCCTATGTGCTGGACGACCGGCGAGTGAAGGATCTGCGGACCAACGTGGAAACCTCCGATACCGAAGGCGTGTTGGACGGCGACATCGACCAGTTCATCAACGCCTACCTGCTGATGGAAGCGGAAAAGGCCAGAGAGGGTTAG
- a CDS encoding peptidylprolyl isomerase encodes MRRILSLIAVSASLTLAQIGSAPKSYPANYTGVDSVQATIYTSYGPMVFRLWQNKTPQTVANFTELAGKKFYDGLKFHRVIQGFMAQGGDPTGDGTGGPGWVIKDEFDTSLHHVPGALSMANAGPGTSGSQFFVVQLPQTHLDGKHSIFGMIRSGWDIACLIEAGDKIDSVRVRSFKH; translated from the coding sequence ATGCGTCGTATCCTTTCCTTGATCGCCGTTTCGGCATCCCTCACGCTGGCTCAGATCGGTTCGGCCCCGAAGTCCTACCCTGCCAACTACACCGGGGTGGATTCTGTCCAGGCGACCATCTACACATCCTACGGCCCCATGGTCTTCCGCCTCTGGCAGAACAAGACCCCCCAGACCGTGGCCAATTTCACCGAGTTGGCCGGTAAGAAGTTCTACGACGGCCTGAAGTTCCATCGCGTCATTCAAGGCTTCATGGCCCAGGGTGGCGATCCGACCGGCGACGGCACCGGCGGTCCGGGCTGGGTCATCAAAGACGAGTTCGATACCAGCCTCCATCACGTTCCCGGCGCGCTTTCCATGGCCAATGCCGGTCCTGGCACCTCCGGATCGCAGTTTTTCGTGGTGCAACTTCCCCAAACCCACTTGGACGGGAAGCATTCCATTTTCGGCATGATCCGTTCCGGCTGGGACATCGCTTGCCTGATCGAGGCTGGCGATAAAATCGACTCCGTACGGGTACGCAGCTTCAAGCATTGA
- a CDS encoding HDOD domain-containing protein, whose product MIESSRVMYLKDIPSASGIQDVVGRELDRQASLIPPIPEILFKLDAELGNEWVNISRLANLVRTDPTLSASVLRVVNSVALRGSREIVDLEEAIQRMGKDHLRTVTAFYALHGGHFPTEGLFGEDIRTFWRHSLLVAAGAVLIARKQSTDRLLLQEIWTAGLFHDIGALLAPSVFPDSWEEFDRAIQVFPEDQGAELLGLERTILGCDHARISAGFASRYWKTSQTVSILAGSWSDPESLEPSWAAWAIRRADEAAQVLGVCWQPAVTRLQLMDVISEDLGAGAAADPEFCVASVRSLLPLVDALLTTG is encoded by the coding sequence ATGATCGAATCCTCCCGCGTCATGTATCTGAAAGACATACCCAGCGCCTCGGGTATCCAGGATGTCGTCGGCCGGGAGCTGGATCGCCAAGCGTCGTTGATTCCGCCGATCCCGGAGATCCTCTTCAAGCTGGATGCCGAACTCGGGAACGAATGGGTGAACATTTCCCGGCTGGCCAACCTGGTCCGCACCGACCCCACCTTGTCAGCTTCTGTCTTACGGGTGGTCAACTCCGTGGCGCTGAGGGGCTCCCGGGAGATCGTGGATCTGGAAGAGGCCATCCAACGGATGGGCAAGGACCACCTCCGGACCGTAACCGCATTCTACGCCTTGCACGGCGGCCACTTCCCCACCGAAGGTTTGTTCGGCGAAGACATCCGGACCTTTTGGCGCCATTCCTTGCTGGTCGCCGCCGGGGCGGTGCTGATCGCTCGCAAGCAGAGCACGGATCGTTTGCTGCTGCAGGAGATCTGGACGGCGGGACTGTTCCACGACATCGGAGCGCTTTTGGCCCCCAGCGTGTTTCCCGATTCCTGGGAAGAATTCGATCGCGCCATCCAGGTGTTCCCGGAAGACCAGGGAGCCGAACTCCTTGGACTTGAGCGGACCATCCTGGGTTGCGACCATGCGCGCATCAGTGCGGGCTTCGCCTCGCGCTATTGGAAGACCTCGCAGACCGTCTCCATCCTGGCGGGATCGTGGTCGGATCCGGAATCCTTGGAGCCAAGCTGGGCGGCCTGGGCGATCCGACGCGCCGACGAAGCCGCACAGGTGCTGGGAGTGTGCTGGCAGCCCGCCGTGACACGCCTCCAGCTCATGGACGTGATTTCCGAGGACCTCGGAGCCGGAGCCGCGGCGGATCCCGAGTTCTGCGTGGCCTCGGTGCGCAGCCTCCTGCCGTTGGTGGATGCGCTCTTGACGACAGGCTAG
- a CDS encoding cellulase family glycosylhydrolase gives MISLNRGVNLSHWLSQSERRGPERAAWTTRIDFARIREMGFDHVRLPVDEEQLWKPDGTRETEAWDLLESGLDWAEAVGLSVVCDLHVLRSHHFNQTSVPALYADPSELNRFCQLWRDLAGVLGKRSQDRVALEILNEAVARDDEDWNRVSSAAWRAMREAAPQHTIVLGSNWYCMCKTFPQLVVPDDPNLILTFHFYNPMFVTHHRAEWTPQGAWTGGISYPGKHWPEGVPEGLDAALAERMHAANQTRWGVEAMREEIQSPLAKASETGHKLYCGEFGVIRHAPLAIRKAWLTDAVGLFEENRIGWAMWDWKGAFGVVDAEGIPAGIHEAILP, from the coding sequence ATGATTTCCCTGAACCGAGGCGTGAACCTGAGCCATTGGCTCTCCCAATCCGAGCGACGGGGCCCTGAACGCGCAGCTTGGACCACTCGCATCGATTTCGCTCGCATCCGCGAAATGGGATTCGACCATGTGCGGCTTCCGGTGGACGAGGAACAGCTGTGGAAGCCCGATGGCACCCGGGAAACGGAAGCCTGGGATCTCCTGGAAAGCGGCCTGGACTGGGCCGAGGCGGTTGGGCTGTCGGTGGTCTGCGACCTGCATGTGCTGCGCAGCCACCACTTCAACCAGACCTCGGTCCCGGCCTTGTACGCGGACCCCTCCGAGTTGAACAGATTCTGTCAGCTATGGCGGGACTTGGCGGGAGTGCTGGGGAAGCGCTCGCAGGACCGCGTCGCCCTGGAAATCCTCAACGAGGCCGTCGCCCGCGACGACGAGGATTGGAACCGCGTTTCGAGCGCCGCCTGGAGGGCGATGCGCGAAGCCGCACCGCAGCATACCATCGTGCTTGGCTCCAACTGGTACTGCATGTGCAAGACCTTTCCCCAGCTGGTGGTCCCGGACGACCCCAATCTGATCCTGACCTTCCACTTCTACAACCCCATGTTCGTGACCCACCATCGCGCCGAGTGGACACCTCAAGGAGCCTGGACCGGCGGGATTTCCTACCCCGGCAAGCACTGGCCCGAGGGCGTGCCGGAGGGGCTGGATGCCGCTCTGGCCGAACGCATGCATGCCGCCAACCAGACCAGATGGGGCGTCGAAGCCATGCGGGAAGAAATCCAATCTCCGCTGGCCAAGGCTTCCGAGACCGGACACAAATTGTATTGCGGCGAGTTCGGCGTGATCCGCCACGCCCCGCTCGCGATCCGCAAGGCGTGGCTTACCGACGCGGTCGGGCTCTTCGAGGAAAACCGGATCGGATGGGCGATGTGGGATTGGAAAGGAGCGTTCGGCGTGGTGGATGCGGAAGGAATCCCCGCCGGGATCCACGAGGCGATCCTTCCCTGA